The Hippoglossus hippoglossus isolate fHipHip1 chromosome 19, fHipHip1.pri, whole genome shotgun sequence genome has a segment encoding these proteins:
- the si:ch211-136m16.8 gene encoding uncharacterized protein si:ch211-136m16.8 — protein sequence MDPDNGSVSRVERTMWSVWYYLTGAVNRFLRPEPTTTEYNDHDSFQEPAVDSEPADTRHPDSGGPGVDEERPLATASMLSSSRPVVAWELCSTGDDFGPEEEIMQYRSQLSGGPESKASEEAEGTREEQLGQTGTDDARLVKAAKEDIEVEDGHKKSYTHGQEETTENEGPLNITDDDMSEELRGNGRQAGAEEDDHGKVYEKGEDDKMQHEHEPTLEMEDAEITLCRMTDFSSEEEHYMHIEEAKVQRDAAEDRENRDGVSQLGSEINIKYDEGRKQVEHQLLVCEELSENDREVRGDPGSSSLEDELNMTLGKSGKVSEGFGHEHVMGELGGDEEEAADHQAIDEDSFTEHVACNEEVVQNSEAELQTAEFRDKEKEDVAKDTEVQTIVPETDDGNDAKSNVATTDVSVEERFFYENQTEVESFSSEVKDNKESNMEAACTTALVTVIPKGQTGQEISGEFKNIPPGVGEGHAVVVEELHSPTSQGTQEGVPEYNNEPGPDENTTQRFLEVGNYKESDATQLPEEVESKEWENLQNSGTGGGFSPVREHLEEEQDRTEDFKDTKILQLTDAGIPQETEELIVEPAIEGSGQKDETFSSSMRTRVGQLEEESETHVGATEETPKKTEEQDGTEELLVDFETHEDLSGTKDAAGGDGETTGETLKILKAEEQKMTEMSFYQVSGDAQQNRIKTLDLEDIIESGFMKQLDEPKLPEGSSAEMQDAGIDMEETGSGVEEQGTEDEMQNKNKIEALNLAAELTSENNKNIWFEKSELTKPDESLENKNQPSDEASEASAAEDQLMTTKGKTKDLDVIGEEEMEKLEAESEESSVSGSQDLIDEEILDLWIETASFKDADGMEQREGPEPGRQLVKKGEEQSDETEEENEKLVESMSGESGLVSDTEMSPSAAESGLLDQSVSEWSTDHSESHLLESTSSGSLQDILDLFAGALESADVSELSTRQPDPESQDVSLEEAAETGQSDLTEEESTTETGFHPGSGIISLEAGCFKVRSDKSQDKTDEERVESAETETGKQKEIDWKDSEDEDNETLYTEEKTEDADAPREAAASDSPDETEHAESGRPGSGSEVLLQDEITMADSEDVACAEKLEQPQDASWWEDIAEVAEEPTTTTQVDASALDFTPQKSRIAVKNPRVRPPSDPRSLLNMPSADPTPSSRLPVRVPTGVPLGGMGIGIKLPGLGAGFPTLKKTKRVMTEEKSSETFSQEPESKPEEKSDAIKQDEEKHKPKWMPPRHPGFGNPLMSELKNKLRKPTNE from the exons ATGGACCCGGACAATGGCTCCGTTTCCCGGGTGGAGAGGACTATGTGGTCCGTCTgg TACTATTTAACCGGAGCAGTGAACAGATTTCTCCGTCCAGAGCCCACGACCACCGAGTACAATGACCACGACTCCTTCCAGGAACCTGCAGTTGACAGTGAACCTGCTGACACCCGTCACCCAGACTCCGGGGGACCGGGTGTCGATGAAGAACGGCCTCTTGCGACGGCCTCTATGCTTAGTTCTTCGCGGCCGGTTGTTGCCTGGGAGCTTTGCAGCACAGGTGATGACTTCGGGCCCGAGGAAGAAATCATGCAGTACAGAAGCCAACTGAGTGGAGGCCCTGAGAGCAAAGCATCTGAGGAGGCTGAGGGCACCAGAGAGGAACAGCTCGGCCAAACAGGAACTGATGATGCAAGGTTGGTTAAAGCTGCAAAAGAAGACATAGAAGTAGAGGATGGACATAAGAAATCCTACACTCACGGACAGGAAGAGACGACAGAGAATGAAGGGCCTTTAAATATAACAGATGATGACATGAGTGAAGAACTGAGGGGAAATGGAAGACAGGCCGGTGCTGAGGAGGATGACCACGGAAAAGTGTATGAAAAGGGAGAAGATGATAAAATGCAACATGAACATGAACCAACTTTGGAGATGGAAGATGCTGAGATAACGTTGTGCAGGATGACAGATTTTAGTTCAGAGGAGGAGCATTACATGCACATAGAAGAGGCGAAGGTGCAGAGGGATGCAGCAGAAGATAGAGAAAACCGTGATGGGGTGTCACAGCTGGGCTCAGAAATCAACATCAAGTACGATGAGGGGAGAAAACAAGTCGAACATCAGTTACTCGTCTGTGAGGAGCTCtcagaaaatgacagagaagTCAGGGGAGACCCAGGCTCTTCCTCGCTGGAGGATGAATTAAATATGACCCTCGGAAAAAGTGGTAAAGTGTCAGAGGGCTTTGGACATGAGCACGTGATGGGGGAGCTCGGTGGGGACgaagaggaggctgcagacCACCAGGCGATAGATGAAGATTCTTTTACTGAACATGTTGCATGTAATGAAGAAGTTGTGCAGAATTCTGAAGCAGAGCTGCAAACAGCTGAATttagagataaagaaaaagaggatgTGGCCAAAGACACCGAAGTGCAAACCATAGTACCAGAGACGGATGATGGGAACGATGCAAAATCTAATGTGGCAACAACAGACGTTTCAGTGGAGGAGAGATTTTTTTATGAGAATCAAACAGAAGTGGAGAGTTTTTCCAGTGAAGTGAAAGACAACAAAGAAAGTAACATGGAAGCAGCATGTACAACCGCTTTAGTTACAGTAATACCCAAAGGCCAAACTGGACAGGAAATAAGCGGAGAGTTCAAAAATATTCCCCCGGGGGTAGGCGAAGGCCATGCTGTTGTGGTGGAGGAGCTACATTCTCCGACCAGCCAGGGAACACAAGAGGGAGTTCCTGAATACAACAATGAGCCTGGGCCAGatgaaaatacaacacaaaggTTCCTGGAAGTAGGAAATTACAAGGAAAGCGATGCCACCCAATTACCAGAAGAGGTGGAGAGCAAAGAGTGGGAGAACCTTCAAAACAGTGGCACTGGAGGTGGGTTTTCACCAGTGAGGGAGCATTTGGAGGAGGAACAAGACAGAACAGAAGATTTTAAGGATACAAAGATACTGCAGCTTACAGACGCTGGAATACCACAAGAGACTGAGGAGCTGATTGTTGAGCCAGCAATCGAAGGATCAGGACAGAAAGACGAGACATTCTCGAGCTCGATGAGGACGAGGGTGGGACAGTTGGAAGAAGAATCTGAGACCCACGTTGGTGCAACAGAGGAGACTCCTAAGAAAACAGAAGAGCAGGATGGAACTGAAGAGCTGCTGGTTGACTTTGAAACTCATGAAGATTTAAGTGGAACCAAAGACGCTGCAGGAGGTGACGGTGAAACGACGGGAGAAACTTTGAAAATCCTCAAGGCTGAAGAACAGAAGATGACAGAGATGAGCTTCTATCAAGTGTCAGGAGATGCTCAGCAAAACAGAATAAAGACTCTTGATTTAGAAGATATTATTGAATCTGGATTTATGAAACAATTGGACGAGCCTAAATTACCTGAAGGTAGTAGTGCAGAAATGCAAGATGCAGGGATAGATATGGAAGAAACAGGTTCTGGAGTTGAGGAGCAGGGAACAGAAGATGAAATGCAGAACAAAAATAAGATAGAAGCTTTAAATCTGGCAGCTGAGCTAActtctgaaaacaacaaaaatatttggTTTGAAAAATCGGAATTAACGAAACCAGACGAGTCGCTGGAGAATAAAAATCAACCATCAGACGAAGCATCGGAGGCGAGTGCAGCAGAAGATCAATTAATGACAACCAAGGGCAAAACAAAGGATTTGGATGTGataggagaggaggaaatggaaaaactTGAGGCCGAATCAGAGGAGAGCTCCGTCAGTGGATCTCAAGACCTGATTGATGAGGAAATCCTTGACTTGTGGATAGAGACGGCATCGTTCAAGGACGCAGACGGAATGGAACAACGAGAAGGGCCTGAACCTGGAAGGCAACTGGTCAAAAAGGGAGAGGAGCAATCagatgagacagaggaggagaacgagAAGCTTGTGGAGTCAATGTCAGGAGAATCTGGATTAGTGAGCGACACAGAAATGtcaccatcagcagcagagtctgGATTATTGGACCAGTCTGTCAGTGAATGGAGCACAGACCACAGTGAGTCCCATCTACTGGAGTCAACGAGCTCTGGGTCCCTACAGGACATCTTGGACTTGTTCGCTGGTGCATTAGAATCAGCAGACGTCTCCGAACTGTCTACACGGCAACCTGACCCTGAATCTCAGGATGTATCGTTGGAGGAAGCAGCGGAGACGGGGCAGTCAGATCTGACGGAGGAGGAATCGACCACTGAGACTGGATTTCACCCTGGATCTGGAATAATATCACTAGAGGCTGGATGTTTCAAAGTGAGATCGGATAAATCTCAAGACAAAACAGATGAAGAACGAGTTGAATCAGCAGAGACTGAAActggaaaacagaaagagatCGACTGGAAAGACTCTGAAGACGAAGATAATGAGACTCTTTACACAGAAGAGAAAACTGAAGATGCAGATGCACCTCGTGAGGCAGCTGCGTCTGACTCTCCCGATGAAACTGAACACGCTGAGTCAGGACGACCTGGAAGTGGCTCAGAGGTTTTGTTACAGGACGAAATCACGATGGCGGATTCAGAAGATGTCGCCTGTGCTGAAAAGTTGGAGCAACCACAGGACGCCTCGTGGTGGGAGGATATCGCTGAGGTGGCAGAAGAGccgacaacaacaactcag GTGGACGCGTCTGCGCTGGACTTCACCCCACAAAAGTCGAGGATTGCTGTGAAAAACCCTCGTGTCAGGCCGCCCTCAGATCCCCGCTCCCTGCTGAACATGCCCTCAGCGGATCCCACGCCCTCCTCGCGGCTGCCAGTCAGAGTCCCTACAGGTGTGCCTTTGGGAGGCATGGGCATCGGGATAAAACTGCCAG GCCTTGGCGCAGGTTTCCCCACTTTGAAAAAGACCAAGCGTGTGATGACGGAAGAAAAAAGCTCAGAAACCTTTTCACAG GAACCTGAGTCAAAGCCTGAGGAGAAGAGTGACGCGATCAAACAAGacgaggaaaaacacaaacctaaaTGGATGCCACCTCGACATCCagg ATTTGGAAATCCCCTTATGTCTGAGCTGAAGAACAAACTGAGGAAACCCACAAACgagtga